The DNA window CTTTCTCTTCAGGGGCATACATAAACGCCATATTAATCTCCATATTTTTATCCCACTGATAGCTAAAGCCCGCAGTGACATGTTTACGCACAGTTGCGGGGGCAAGAATGTTAAATAATGCCTGTGTTGCGGGAATTACTTCGCTAGCGTGGCTATATCCTGCACGTAATGTCCATTGAGGGTTATATACCCACTGCACCCCGAATTTAATAACATCCGTATCTTTCCAGCCAAAACCTAAGCCGTCATCTGTACCTAATAAGGTTTCTCCCGCCATAAAAATTAAATCAGAGGCATTGCCGACCGTTGCGACTTCTGAATAATTAATACGTTGCCAATCTAATAATAAGGTTATCTCAGGCGTAGCTTTAAACGCAGTGCCGATGGTAAACGTGCTGGGGGTATCAAAATCGCCCTGTTCTGCAAATAAGCCTTTATAATCATCAAGTGCTGTCATATATAAACGGCTTTGATAGGAAGCACCAAGTGACCATTGTTCATTCAGTGTCCCAAGCCAACCAATCCGAAAACCGCCACCATACGAATAATCATGCCCATTATTTGTTAAGGCTTCAGGCGCGCTGGAAAACGGCGCAAATGGCTCTAACCCATAGGCTTTAAACCATTGCATAGCAACAATAGGCATAACGCCTACCGTGTTTTGTGCATTCACGCGATAAGCGTAAGGAATTCCCATAAATAATTGTGCGAAATCGACCCCAGTCGGCGAGCTAGCTTGTCCATAAGGATTATTAAACGCGGCATAAACCGCCGTTGGATATTCAGTATTCATTCCGCCGTTACCACTGATAGCAACACCGATACTACTGTATTCATTTAAAACTTTATTGTATGCAAAATAAGGGATTGGAAAATAATCTTTATCACTTTTATACATTCCTGCTTCAATCTGTGCAAACCCCACAGAACCATTATCATCAGCGGTATAACTGCGACGTGGTGAAAAAATGGATAACCCAGCGTCTAAACGATTACCCACATCTAACATTAACGCGGGATTCGTTCCTGCACTTAAACCTTCTAACGGTAAGGCAACGCCACTGCCTGCTAATGCTTTACTTTTAGTACCAAATCCATGCGCCATATAGCCATTCGTTGCCCATAATGTACTGGTTTGCATGGCACAGACTACCCCGACAACACCTGCAACTATTTTTAATTTCACGGTTTTGCTCCTCAAACTTTAATATTTTTTAGAACCCTATACCTGCATGACATTTCTCACTCGTAAAAATCATGTAAACAATCAACATTCACGCTACGCATTAAATACCATCAGTTGTTAAATTGATACTATGTGCTTCAAAGAAATTTTTATAAAAATCTGAATACTGTTATGACATAACAACACATCTTATCCACAATGATAAATCCTGTTTTTCTCTGCGTT is part of the Beggiatoa alba B18LD genome and encodes:
- a CDS encoding OmpP1/FadL family transporter encodes the protein MKLKIVAGVVGVVCAMQTSTLWATNGYMAHGFGTKSKALAGSGVALPLEGLSAGTNPALMLDVGNRLDAGLSIFSPRRSYTADDNGSVGFAQIEAGMYKSDKDYFPIPYFAYNKVLNEYSSIGVAISGNGGMNTEYPTAVYAAFNNPYGQASSPTGVDFAQLFMGIPYAYRVNAQNTVGVMPIVAMQWFKAYGLEPFAPFSSAPEALTNNGHDYSYGGGFRIGWLGTLNEQWSLGASYQSRLYMTALDDYKGLFAEQGDFDTPSTFTIGTAFKATPEITLLLDWQRINYSEVATVGNASDLIFMAGETLLGTDDGLGFGWKDTDVIKFGVQWVYNPQWTLRAGYSHASEVIPATQALFNILAPATVRKHVTAGFSYQWDKNMEINMAFMYAPEEKVNGTNPNTGEQTGSIQLHEYEVEMGVSWRF